The following proteins are co-located in the Pseudoalteromonas sp. N1230-9 genome:
- the ubiA gene encoding 4-hydroxybenzoate octaprenyltransferase — MKLAALHIAHIPYYKQLMRTDKPIGTLLLLWPTYWALWLANQGAPSVLNFVVFSLGVFVMRSAGCVINDYADRKIDGSVKRTAQRPLAAGLVSSGEALSLFVLLIAVAFGLVLMLGWSTILLSFGALALAFCYPFMKRYTQLPQVVLGAAFSWAIPMAYMASIGSVPVEAWLLFIANLVWTVAYDTMYAMVDRDDDLKIGVKSTAILFASYDRHIIFLLNALFVAILAYIGLSNQLGLYYWLGLAAGVGFLLYQQKLIHGRERDPCFKAFLNNHYVGLVIFIGLAASLPLPF; from the coding sequence ATGAAATTAGCTGCATTACACATCGCACATATCCCTTACTATAAGCAATTGATGCGTACCGATAAACCAATAGGGACTTTGTTATTGCTTTGGCCAACATATTGGGCACTTTGGCTTGCGAATCAAGGCGCGCCTAGCGTGCTAAATTTTGTCGTATTTAGCCTAGGGGTCTTTGTAATGCGTAGTGCCGGTTGTGTGATTAATGATTACGCAGATCGTAAAATTGATGGCTCAGTAAAACGCACAGCACAGCGCCCATTGGCTGCGGGGTTAGTTTCAAGTGGTGAGGCTTTGAGTTTATTTGTGCTGCTTATTGCAGTGGCATTTGGCTTAGTGTTAATGCTCGGATGGTCAACGATATTGCTGTCGTTTGGCGCACTCGCGCTGGCATTTTGTTATCCATTTATGAAGCGTTATACCCAATTACCGCAAGTTGTGCTTGGTGCGGCATTTAGTTGGGCTATCCCAATGGCTTATATGGCCTCGATTGGTTCAGTACCTGTAGAAGCATGGCTTTTATTTATTGCTAACCTTGTTTGGACTGTGGCTTATGACACCATGTATGCCATGGTTGATAGAGATGATGATTTGAAAATAGGTGTTAAATCAACAGCTATTTTGTTTGCGAGTTATGATAGGCACATTATCTTTTTACTCAATGCCTTGTTTGTAGCGATTCTTGCTTATATAGGCCTTAGTAACCAACTCGGTCTTTATTATTGGCTTGGATTGGCTGCTGGAGTTGGCTTTTTACTTTATCAACAAAAACTCATTCATGGCCGCGAGCGGGATCCTTGTTTTAAAGCTTTTTTAAATAATCACTATGTGGGTTTAGTGATATTTATAGGTTTAGCAGCTTCCTTGCCATTGCCATTTTAG